In Nitrosarchaeum koreense MY1, one genomic interval encodes:
- the gatA gene encoding Asp-tRNA(Asn)/Glu-tRNA(Gln) amidotransferase subunit GatA: MSIKISALQYVREIKSGNLSAEDFISKTMDRIQKIDDTLHAFLSLNEKAVDQAREIDKKIKSGEKIGQCFGMPISIKDNICIKDTKTTCASKMLENFVAPYDATVITKLKQQDAIFVGKVNLDEFAMGLSTEFSAYGPSKNPWNTDYVPGGSSGGSAVSVSAFECVASLGSDTGGSVRNPASFCSTVGYKPTYGLISRYGLISYANSIEQIGPLTRTVEDAAFMLNLISGHDSNDNTTVDNKNEDYLKDIDSGIEGKKIGIIKEMIGEGIDPIVLSATRDAISKLEGLGAICEEISLDMVKYSVAAYYTITATEAGSNLARYDNLRYGYDFSVEGYEFNSYIEKARKKLGPEVTRRMILGGFVPSAGHAGKYFLKALKIKSKLTRQINEAFEKFDLLISPTVPILPFRIGEKINDPVALFLVDINTVTANLTGKPAISIPYSISNGLPIGMQLIANSMNDKLLLQAAYALEKTVKLPEVPI, from the coding sequence TTGAGTATAAAAATTTCAGCTCTGCAATATGTCCGAGAAATAAAATCCGGAAATCTTTCCGCCGAAGATTTCATTTCAAAAACTATGGACAGAATACAAAAAATAGATGATACTTTACATGCGTTTTTATCACTTAATGAAAAGGCAGTTGATCAAGCAAGAGAAATTGACAAGAAAATAAAGTCAGGTGAGAAAATAGGGCAATGCTTTGGCATGCCAATTTCAATTAAAGACAATATTTGCATAAAAGATACAAAAACAACATGTGCATCAAAGATGCTTGAAAATTTTGTTGCACCATATGATGCCACTGTCATTACAAAGCTAAAACAACAAGACGCAATTTTTGTTGGAAAGGTAAATCTTGATGAATTTGCAATGGGTCTTTCTACAGAATTCAGCGCATATGGTCCAAGCAAAAATCCATGGAATACAGATTATGTCCCAGGTGGCTCTTCTGGAGGCAGTGCTGTATCTGTTAGTGCATTTGAATGTGTTGCATCGTTAGGTTCTGATACTGGTGGTTCAGTTAGAAATCCTGCAAGTTTTTGTTCAACTGTTGGATACAAGCCAACTTATGGATTGATTAGTAGATATGGATTAATTTCATATGCAAACAGTATTGAACAGATTGGACCGTTAACTAGAACTGTGGAAGATGCAGCATTTATGCTAAATCTGATTTCAGGACATGATTCTAATGATAACACCACGGTGGATAACAAAAATGAGGATTATCTAAAAGATATTGATTCAGGCATAGAAGGTAAAAAAATAGGCATAATCAAAGAGATGATTGGAGAGGGAATTGACCCAATAGTACTGTCTGCAACAAGAGACGCAATATCGAAATTAGAGGGATTGGGTGCAATATGTGAAGAAATTTCCTTGGATATGGTAAAATATTCAGTTGCAGCATATTATACAATTACAGCAACTGAGGCAGGTAGTAATCTTGCAAGATACGATAATTTGAGATATGGTTATGATTTTTCTGTCGAGGGGTATGAATTTAATTCATATATTGAAAAAGCAAGAAAAAAACTCGGTCCTGAAGTCACTAGAAGGATGATTCTTGGAGGCTTTGTTCCTTCTGCAGGACATGCAGGAAAATATTTTCTTAAAGCACTAAAGATAAAAAGTAAACTTACTAGACAAATAAATGAGGCATTTGAGAAATTTGATCTGTTAATTTCCCCCACAGTTCCAATTTTACCGTTTAGGATTGGTGAAAAAATAAATGATCCTGTTGCATTGTTTCTTGTTGATATTAACACTGTAACTGCAAATCTTACAGGCAAACCCGCAATATCAATACCGTATTCTATTTCTAATGGCTTACCAATTGGCATGCAACTTATTGCAAATTCGATGAATGATAAATTACTATTACAGGCAGCATATGCATTAGAAAAAACTGTCAAATTACCGGAGGTTCCAATTTGA
- the aspS gene encoding aspartate--tRNA(Asn) ligase: MIKTELGTLRRSHYSNELNPSMDGLEVTIMGWVLTIRGHGNISFATIRDKNGDIPIVAKKGDCPDELREKLSILKAHSSIAITGRIKSSEKAPTGFEIIPSELRVFSDVEKIPPFEPLAKTVKNIDTRLEVRPIDLRRKTLQHIFNARSQVLKSIRDYFYQQNFIEINTPKMIATATEGGAALFPIFYYNKEAFLAQSPQLYKEQLIMSFEKVFEIAPIFRAEPSRTNRHLAEAISVDLEEAFVDYNDVMNRIEDIIKIAIVTVSDYAKNNSDVEFIIPSKPEHIPRYSYDELIEKMQKAGAKTEWGDDLYPSNLKKIGVEGFYFIKDWPLGPKPFYVKDSKTNPKISESFDLMFGDLELSSGSTRIEKRHELEERMKNKGMKTDAFEYHLGAFDYGVPPHAGCGIGLERLIMALTGTENIRDVTFYPRDVDRLTP; this comes from the coding sequence ATGATAAAAACAGAGCTTGGAACATTGCGTAGATCTCATTATTCTAACGAATTGAATCCATCAATGGATGGCTTGGAAGTCACTATAATGGGTTGGGTTTTGACAATTAGGGGTCATGGAAATATTAGTTTTGCCACAATCCGAGACAAGAACGGTGACATTCCAATTGTTGCCAAAAAAGGAGATTGCCCAGATGAACTACGTGAAAAATTATCCATACTAAAAGCACATTCTTCTATTGCAATTACTGGCAGGATCAAGTCTTCTGAAAAAGCACCTACTGGATTTGAAATAATCCCATCTGAACTACGTGTATTTTCAGATGTTGAAAAAATTCCACCCTTTGAGCCTTTAGCAAAGACTGTGAAAAACATAGACACAAGATTAGAAGTAAGACCAATTGATCTTAGACGTAAAACATTGCAACATATTTTCAATGCAAGAAGTCAAGTGCTAAAATCAATTAGAGATTATTTTTACCAACAAAACTTTATAGAAATCAACACTCCAAAAATGATAGCCACTGCAACTGAAGGTGGTGCTGCATTATTTCCAATATTTTATTACAACAAAGAGGCGTTTTTAGCTCAAAGTCCCCAATTGTACAAAGAACAACTGATTATGAGTTTTGAGAAAGTTTTTGAAATTGCACCTATTTTTAGAGCAGAACCATCAAGAACTAATCGCCATCTTGCTGAAGCAATATCTGTTGATTTGGAAGAGGCATTTGTTGATTATAATGATGTAATGAATAGAATTGAAGACATAATAAAAATTGCAATCGTAACTGTTAGTGATTATGCAAAAAATAATTCAGATGTAGAGTTTATCATTCCTTCAAAGCCTGAACACATACCACGGTACTCTTATGACGAATTGATAGAAAAAATGCAAAAAGCTGGAGCCAAAACTGAATGGGGTGATGACTTGTACCCTTCCAATCTTAAAAAAATTGGCGTGGAAGGATTTTACTTTATCAAAGATTGGCCTCTGGGTCCAAAACCGTTTTATGTAAAAGACAGTAAAACAAACCCAAAAATTTCTGAATCATTTGATTTAATGTTTGGGGATTTGGAATTGTCTTCAGGCAGTACTAGAATTGAGAAAAGACATGAGCTAGAAGAGAGAATGAAAAATAAAGGAATGAAAACTGACGCTTTTGAGTATCATTTGGGAGCATTTGATTACGGTGTGCCTCCTCACGCGGGATGTGGAATTGGTTTAGAGCGATTAATCATGGCATTAACAGGCACAGAAAACATCAGAGATGTCACATTTTATCCAAGGGATGTTGACCGATTAACTCCGTAG
- a CDS encoding Asp-tRNA(Asn)/Glu-tRNA(Gln) amidotransferase subunit GatC: MVSREEIEHVAKLMRIEIDDPTIYERVDKMIGYFDILDSAGVESEEISVREIPITHLREDKYIPFDEKLIEKLNHYKGTYVRAPKMV; this comes from the coding sequence ATGGTATCTCGAGAAGAAATTGAACATGTTGCAAAATTAATGAGAATTGAAATCGATGATCCTACAATTTATGAAAGAGTTGATAAGATGATAGGCTATTTTGACATTTTAGATTCTGCGGGTGTTGAATCGGAGGAGATATCTGTAAGAGAAATTCCTATCACCCATCTACGAGAAGACAAGTATATTCCATTTGATGAAAAATTAATCGAAAAACTTAATCACTATAAAGGAACCTATGTCAGAGCTCCCAAGATGGTTTAA
- the gatB gene encoding Asp-tRNA(Asn)/Glu-tRNA(Gln) amidotransferase subunit GatB — protein sequence MTKIGLEIHSQLTNLESKLFCSCKANYREFEPNTNICPICMGLPGSLPRLNQKAVEKATMIAMALNCSTPEKIAFFRKNYFYPDLPKNFQITQLNIYGDTSVGGGGILMVGEKKIRITRIQLEEDPGRLIYEGSSEKNQITLVDYNRAGTPLVEIVTEPDFENPKEVREFLNILSDLLENIGVSDPRLEGAMRADANVSIEHGNKVEIKNIGSFHDLEKAVHFEITRQQSLHSRDIPIIQETRHWDDKRKITISSRSKEEDLDYRYFLEGDIPWVRIGNEIKEKLKSEMPESISSKKQRYISKYNIPSQVADVLSSDKFYSDLFEEAHTQENAKEIANIITTDLMGLVDTREKRESSKLTPSHLKAIADSIQFGKIARNSAKNALYEIVRTGKSLSDIMSDLDLGNLSDESELSKIIESVISEEPQAVEQAKSNPQTINYLVGKVMQKTKGKADPKLTLDLLKKKI from the coding sequence TTGACAAAAATTGGATTGGAGATTCATAGTCAACTTACAAATCTAGAAAGCAAATTATTTTGCTCTTGTAAGGCAAACTATAGAGAGTTTGAGCCAAACACCAACATATGTCCCATTTGTATGGGATTGCCAGGCAGTCTTCCAAGATTAAATCAAAAGGCAGTTGAAAAAGCAACAATGATTGCAATGGCCCTAAATTGTTCTACTCCGGAAAAAATTGCATTTTTTAGAAAAAATTATTTTTATCCTGATTTGCCAAAAAATTTCCAAATCACTCAATTAAACATCTATGGAGATACCAGTGTCGGAGGTGGTGGAATTCTTATGGTTGGAGAAAAAAAGATCAGAATCACTAGAATTCAACTAGAAGAAGACCCTGGCAGGTTAATCTATGAGGGAAGTTCTGAAAAAAACCAAATCACATTAGTGGATTATAATCGTGCAGGTACACCTTTAGTCGAGATTGTAACTGAGCCTGATTTTGAAAACCCAAAAGAAGTACGAGAGTTTCTAAATATTTTATCTGATTTATTGGAGAATATTGGAGTGTCTGATCCTAGATTGGAGGGTGCAATGAGGGCAGATGCAAACGTCTCCATTGAACATGGAAATAAAGTTGAAATAAAAAACATTGGTTCATTTCATGATTTAGAAAAAGCTGTTCATTTTGAAATTACACGTCAACAAAGCTTGCATTCAAGAGACATTCCAATAATTCAGGAAACACGTCATTGGGATGATAAAAGAAAGATTACCATCTCGTCCAGATCAAAAGAAGAAGATCTGGATTATAGGTATTTTCTAGAGGGTGACATTCCATGGGTTAGAATAGGAAATGAAATCAAAGAAAAACTAAAATCGGAAATGCCTGAAAGCATCAGTTCTAAAAAACAACGATATATATCAAAATACAATATTCCATCTCAAGTAGCTGACGTGCTTTCATCTGACAAGTTTTATTCAGATTTATTTGAAGAAGCACACACACAAGAAAACGCCAAAGAAATTGCAAATATCATAACCACTGATTTGATGGGATTAGTAGATACAAGAGAGAAAAGAGAATCATCAAAATTAACTCCTTCACATCTAAAAGCGATAGCTGATTCAATCCAGTTCGGTAAGATTGCACGAAATTCTGCAAAAAATGCATTGTATGAAATTGTAAGAACAGGCAAGTCATTATCAGATATAATGTCTGATCTTGATCTAGGAAATCTCTCAGATGAGTCTGAATTATCAAAAATTATTGAATCTGTAATTTCTGAAGAACCTCAAGCCGTAGAACAGGCAAAATCCAATCCTCAAACTATAAACTATCTTGTAGGAAAAGTCATGCAAAAAACAAAAGGAAAGGCAGATCCAAAATTAACTCTTGATTTGCTAAAAAAGAAGATTTAA